From the Elusimicrobia bacterium HGW-Elusimicrobia-1 genome, one window contains:
- a CDS encoding glycosyltransferase family 4 protein: protein MKTAIIHDWLTGMRGGEKILEKMCRLFPSSDIYTIVWNKGRMSSEIESHRIITSFIQKLPAGTSKYRYYLPLMPAAIEAFELRGNELIFSISHCVAKGIEKKPGQTHICYCNTPMRYAWDSFGDYFSPRRNFFTWAAMSFFRPYLKWWDKSTARGVDYFIANSRNVAERIKRHWGRDSAVIYPPVDTQFYTPSPDVSSAEDFYLAVSALVPYKKIDLAVKAFNMLGKKLKIIGTGPEADYLRKIAGPTIEFLGWRDAESIRDHYRKCRALIFPGEEDFGIVPLEAQSCGRPVIAYGKGGALETVVNGETGVFFGEQTENALRGAVNRLEQMEFDAARISSHASKFSDENFNAAIKKFLTNHVPGFYE, encoded by the coding sequence ATGAAAACCGCAATCATACACGACTGGCTTACCGGAATGCGCGGGGGGGAAAAGATTCTGGAAAAAATGTGCCGCTTGTTCCCGTCGTCGGATATATACACGATAGTATGGAACAAAGGCAGGATGTCGAGTGAAATCGAGAGCCATCGCATTATTACGTCTTTCATCCAGAAACTTCCGGCAGGCACAAGCAAATACCGTTATTATCTGCCGCTGATGCCGGCCGCCATAGAGGCCTTTGAACTCCGCGGGAACGAACTGATTTTTTCCATAAGCCACTGTGTGGCCAAAGGTATCGAAAAAAAACCGGGACAGACGCACATATGCTATTGCAACACTCCGATGCGCTACGCCTGGGATTCTTTCGGCGATTATTTTTCGCCGCGCAGAAACTTTTTTACGTGGGCGGCTATGTCATTTTTCCGTCCGTATCTTAAATGGTGGGACAAATCCACCGCGCGCGGAGTCGATTATTTCATCGCCAATTCCCGGAACGTCGCGGAACGCATCAAAAGACACTGGGGACGGGATTCCGCCGTTATTTATCCGCCGGTCGATACGCAATTCTACACTCCCTCGCCCGACGTCTCGTCGGCGGAGGACTTCTATCTGGCGGTTTCGGCGCTGGTGCCGTATAAAAAAATAGATCTTGCCGTCAAAGCTTTTAATATGCTCGGCAAAAAATTAAAGATAATAGGCACCGGTCCCGAAGCTGATTATTTGCGAAAGATCGCCGGCCCCACTATTGAGTTTCTGGGATGGCGCGACGCCGAATCTATCAGAGATCATTACAGAAAATGCCGGGCGCTGATATTCCCGGGCGAGGAAGATTTCGGAATAGTGCCGCTGGAGGCGCAGTCGTGCGGACGGCCCGTGATTGCCTACGGCAAGGGCGGAGCGCTTGAAACGGTTGTCAACGGCGAAACGGGCGTGTTTTTCGGCGAACAGACGGAAAACGCCTTGCGCGGCGCGGTGAATCGGCTGGAACAAATGGAATTCGACGCGGCGCGTATTTCATCGCACGCTTCAAAATTCTCGGACGAAAACTTTAACGCCGCTATAAAAAAGTTTCTGACGAATCATGTCCCTGGATTTTACGAGTGA